A genome region from Maniola jurtina chromosome 22, ilManJurt1.1, whole genome shotgun sequence includes the following:
- the LOC123876689 gene encoding mucin-4 — protein sequence MRWRREDLNINMASKTLIFFTILTLSSLQTCDGVRRGQRRRDIAPDLFIPVPSAESLTAIAQAMGAAGFEDYTEGKKTLVKRLIPHSQPDLDIVEHLGVIGKANVDFPALPNIPSTGFNCKNVPTGYYADLETDCQVFHICDTSRKISFLCPNGTIFSQSHLICDWWFKVDCASAPALYESSVEYYSNEQKKAQRISNFKNPEFQDSNVRAESKRTPVAVPSTTERLLRHRQKLQSEPIPPNAQATARSYQTLFDISTTQRTAAAFEKRRKNLVQLIANNFGNPPSRTTQPDYDSSTHKSTIPAYDHNSLKEMQEAAETASFAQNQNRQYLQEYNNKNFRPYPVYTPNVAANPPKAKSSPTLTTLYDIQAKHVPQYVEEATTKRQTLVPYTKSYATTINERREPYTRPGVSLLRDFLEKEKNKSISATTEKFAEVSARSDKFESKINSENKIAVETKDSFESVTKIPQTTRDEKITVYINDDVYTNSNPTTDTTEKSYQERRDRLQRKLSTDIKDTSEPTTETTRIEKYYGDQTNRLGLIVPPSISPKTLHSLAIYYATALDNLSTTPPPEDDETTTPALDAYEPIEQTLPDLFSRHTIAKYSNLFGRDADKAEQLEDIKLDPNSTYNELAEDLIVEMSQGPLASSPQIRELAQVFTHALSAYLQDPVQFRKVLSDIRPTHPSFGEMLTGNDEAPNTEPTTTVNEDDDEILGFSDDHKEKGHTFSDNSIRGGKALNIGTDYPTTVQDVTTSTTTTEVPSTSYYSTTRRNPFRCCGRISASYTTSPTTRNYYSTVNANTATAKLNFLATNQNTNTPTTDNYTPIRNERLQNTKFVTRFGKSSKVFDVTPSTDYTEVTTFPTAWGSEGFDSTLAPITNSHQMFESKKIRPTTGVVTETTPVYFTVTDNIDSVELENEEELQRAHSQSFVSPQDNSLRQGKQLKEDKKPVKKPAEDLEAPTQSDVDITTTTVQTSTTQPTTTVRDQTEALTTVTPISSSVFTSPDVEKSTNDFQWPTTFGNWHSTILDPITLNDGLSVTGPDQGVSEIAQQTNGWALDTATTPITYSTTTEPTVSSTTNIEITTTEKPNERSGKLLREQTSTEPAQDLSTVTDTIVEKAKEIMVGMNASTTQKLMNVMKKTKSKSVKRLILLLVQTCDDDHNSTAEASKKALLEALMAVSQKDMEEIAKEEESTEAPVTIPDTEFVRTTLMQRRSDRIPMQSRRGKSLNVDIEAINSLSNPTTTTVQPTATTESLKTETTEYTTFSTVRPTTVSRRGGRRFMPKTTEVELTSTTIANQPIAEARLPAQADLKPQSDTRALELLRSLYTIAARWG from the exons gTTCACTGCAGACTTGCGACGGGGTGCGAAGAGGGCAACGGAGACGA GACATAGCTCCAGACTTGTTCATACCAGTGCCCAGCGCGGAATCTTTGACGGCAATCGCTCAAGCCATGGGCGCGGCGGGCTTCGAAGACTACACGGAAGGCAAGAAGACCCTGGTGAAGCGACTCATACCCCACAGCCAACCCGACCTGGACATCGTGGAGCATTTAG GTGTGATCGGCAAGGCGAACGTGGACTTCCCAGCGCTGCCCAACATCCCCAGCACGGGGTTCAACTGCAAGAACGTGCCCACTGGATACTACGCCGACCTGGAGACGGATTGTCAG GTGTTCCACATCTGCGATACGTCCCGCAAGATATCGTTCCTGTGTCCAAACGGCACCATCTTCAGCCAGTCGCACCTGATATGTGACTGGTGGTTCAAGGTGGACTGCGCATCCGCCCCCGCGCTCTACGAGTCCAGTGTGGAGTACTACTCCAACGAGCAGAAGAAAGCCCAGAGGATCAGCAACTTCAAGAACCCTGAGTTCCAAGACTCGAATGTACGAGCGGAATCGAAAAGAACACCCGTAGCAGTTCCCAGTACAACAGAAAGGCTTTTGAGGCATCGTCAAAAACTGCAAAGTGAACCTATCCCTCCCAACGCACAAGCCACAGCGAGGAGCTATCAAACTCTGTTCGACATAAGCACTACACAAAGAACAGCAGCTGCATTCGAGAAAAGGAGGAAGAATTTAGTTCAACTCATTGCTAATAACTTCGGTAATCCTCCATCAAGAACAACACAACCCGACTACGACAGTTCCACGCATAAAAGCACCATACCAGCATACGATCACAACAGTCTGAAAGAAATGCAGGAAGCAGCAGAAACGGCTTCCTTTGCCCAAAACCAAAACAGGCAATACTTACAAGAGTATAACAACAAAAACTTTAGACCATACCCCGTTTACACGCCCAATGTAGCAGCTAATCCACCTAAAGCAAAAAGCAGTCCAACACTGACAACTCTATACGATATCCAGGCTAAACATGTTCCTCAATACGTCGAGGAAGCGACCACAAAACGACAGACCTTAGTACCATATACAAAAAGCTACGCTACCACAATAAATGAAAGACGCGAACCTTACACAAGACCAGGGGTATCTCTCCTTAGAGATTTTCTTGAAAaagagaaaaacaaatcaatatcaGCTACAACGGAAAAGTTCGCTGAAGTGTCCGCTCGAAGTGATAAATTCGAGAGCAAAATAAATTCAGAAAATAAAATTGCTGTGGAAACCAAAGATAGTTTTGAATCCGTAACAAAAATTCCACAAACCACTAGAGACGAGAAGATAACAGTATACATTAATGACGACGTGTACACTAACTCCAATCCAACAACAGATACAACTGAAAAGTCTTATCAAGAGCGTCGTGACAGATTACAGAGAAAATTATCCACAGATATAAAGGATACAAGTGAGCCTACTACAGAAACAACACGcattgaaaaatattatgggGATCAAACTAACAGACTTGGCCTAATCGTACCACCATCGATATCACCAAAAACACTTCATTCTCTGGCTATTTACTACGCCACTGCATTAGACAATTTGTCAACGACCCCACCACCAGAAGACGATGAAACTACAACGCCTGCTTTAGACGCGTACGAGCCAATCGAACAAACTTTACCAGACTTATTCAGTCGCCATACCATTGCAAAGTATAGCAATCTTTTTGGACGTGATGCTGACAAGGCTGAACAACTAGAAGATATCAAACTCGACCCAAATAGTACATACAATGAACTGGCAGAAGATTTAATAGTAGAGATGAGCCAAGGTCCTTTAGCATCATCTCCCCAAATAAGAGAATTAGCTCAAGTATTTACACACGCTCTTTCGGCCTACCTTCAAGATCCAGTTCAGTTTAGAAAAGTGCTTTCAGATATTAGACCGACTCATCCATCGTTTGGTGAAATGTTGACTGGTAATGACGAGGCCCCTAATACTGAGCCAACAACAACTGTCAATGAGGATGACGACGAAATATTAGGATTCTCAGATGATCACAAAGAAAAAGGTCATACATTTTCAGACAATTCTATAAGAGGCGGTAAAGCTTTGAACATTGGTACTGATTATCCGACTACGGTACAAGATGTAACTACCTCTACAACTACAACAGAAGTGCCGTCTACTTCATATTACTCGACCACACGTAGAAATCCATTCAGATGTTGTGGAAGAATCTCAGCTTCTTACACCACATCTCCAACAACTAGAAATTATTATTCCACTGTGAATGCAAATACTGCAACTGCAAAACTCAACTTCTTAGCTACAAATCAAAATACGAACACACCTACTACAGATAATTATACACCCATCAGAAATGAAAGATTACAGAACACCAAATTCGTCACACGCTTCGGTAAATCTAGCaaagtttttgacgtgacaccTTCAACAGATTATACAGAAGTAACAACATTCCCAACCGCTTGGGGTTCAGAAGGCTTCGATTCAACATTGGCTCCTATAACTAACTCGCATCAAATGTTCGAAAGTAAAAAGATTAGACCAACAACTGGTGTTGTAACTGAGACCACACCAGTTTACTTCACTGTAACGGATAACATTGACAGTGTTGAGTTGGAGAATGAAGAGGAACTACAAAGAGCACATAGTCAGTCCTTTGTGTCACCTCAAGATAACAGTTTAAGGCAAGGAAAACAACTTAAAGAGGATAAAAAACCAGTTAAGAAGCCCGCAGAAGATTTAGAAGCACCAACACAAAGCGACGTCGATATCACAACAACTACAGTGCAAACTTCGACGACTCAACCAACGACTACCGTTCGTGACCAAACTGAAGCACTTACTACAGTCACTCCCATATCGAGTAGTGTTTTCACTTCTCCAGATGTAGAAAAGTCAACAAACGATTTCCAATGGCCTACAACTTTTGGAAATTGGCACAGCACAATCCTGGATCCTATAACTTTAAATGACGGTTTGAGTGTAACGGGACCGGATCAAGGTGTGTCTGAAATTGCTCAACAAACCAACGGATGGGCGTTAGATACTGCCACAACACCAATAACTTACTCGACAACGACCGAACCTACCGTTTCTTCCACTACGAATATCGAAATAACGACGACTGAAAAACCAAATGAGCGATCCGGTAAACTACTTAGAGAACAAACCTCAACGGAACCCGCCCAAGATCTATCAACAGTAACAGATACTATAGTAGAAAAGGCAAAGGAAATAATGGTAGGTATGAACGCCTCAACCACACAAAAATTAATGAACGTAATGAAGAAAACGAAATCAAAAAGCGTGAAACGATTGATACTACTTTTAGTACAGACGTGCGACGATGATCATAATTCCACAGCAGAGGCTTCCAAAAAGGCTTTATTAGAAGCATTAATGGCTGTCTCTCAAAAGGACATGGAAGAAATCGCTAAAGAAGAAGAATCAACGGAGGCTCCAGTCACAATACCAGATACAGAATTTGTTAGGACGACGTTAATGCAACGAAGATCTGATAGAATACCAATGCAAAGTAGACGAGGCAAAAGTTTGAATGTGGACATTGAAGCTATCAACTCTCTATCAAACCCTACGACCACGACTGTTCAACCAACAGCAACCACAGAAAGTCTTAAGACTGAAACTACAGAGTATACGACATTTAGCACAGTACGACCAACTACAGTAAGTCGCAGAGGTGGAAGAAGGTTTATGCCAAAAACCACCGAAGTTGAACTGACCAGCACGACAATAGCTAATCAACCAATCGCAGAAGCAAGACTACCCGCTCAGGCAGACCTGAAACCTCAATCCGACACCAGAGCATTAGAGTTATTAAGATCTTTATACACCATTGCAGCGCGATGGGGATAG